The proteins below come from a single Necator americanus strain Aroian chromosome V, whole genome shotgun sequence genomic window:
- a CDS encoding hypothetical protein (NECATOR_CHRV.G17573.T1) has product MFWKAVVLFLQIDVFPRTNQQFIDSCFVGSENQLNFSLSTSCPLIPRTEFSYESSCSVFLDKNIIENRGCGPCYWKEKLNAMCYPTENPTIRHCCCRTPDCNKRLIEDSVFGWSAVSSPDGSCDSVSLMVNGTGVNWIHRPPEQCQNDVPLCVMRLKFLSDGIASMDAGCLRSSGYKNEDIQKCHETTTGHMFNHEGNEIWCCRGMHCSRELYQQHVFERLQDVRIKDENAYLELTYSTMTMVSEHVWSRDRSYINNHEIFETVTYAFTALYLTGLYYIYSVYKPKNMEKLSQPPAKVNKS; this is encoded by the exons ATGTTTTGGAAGGCAGTGGtgctttttttacaaattg ACGTTTTCCCACgaacaaatcaacaattcaTAGACTCTTGCTTTGTTGGAAGTGAAAACCAGCTCAATTTCTCCTTGTCTACATCGTGTCCGCTAATACCAAGAACTGAGTTTAGT tacgaGTCAAGTTGCTCAGTTTTTCttgataaaaatataattgaaAATCGTGGATGTGGACCATGTTATTGGAAGGAAAAGCTGAATGCCATGTGCTATCCAACAGAAAATCCCACGATACGTCACTGTTGCTGTCGAACGCCAGATTGCAACAAACGA CTTATCGAGGATTCTGTATTTGGTTGGAGTGCAGTTTCATCCCCTGATGGCTCCTGCGATTCAGTTTCTTTAATGGTCAATGGAACTGGTGTCAATTGGATACATCGACCACCAGAACAATGCCAAAAT GACGTCCCACTATGCGTTATGAGACTCAAGTTCCTCTCAGACGGCATCGCGTCGATGGATGCCGGCTGCCTAAGAAGTTCTGGGTACAAGAACGAGGACATTCAAAAATGTCACGAAACAACTACGG GCCATATGTTTAACCATGAAGGTAATGAAATTTGGTGTTGTCGAGGAATGCATTGCTCTCGCGAG TTATACCAACAACATGTGTTTGAAAGATTGCAAGACGTTCGAATCAAGGATGAAAATG CTTATTTGGAGCTGACATACAGTACAATGACGATGGTTTCAGAACATGTATGGTCTAGGGATAGATCGTATATTAACAATCATGAAATTTTCG AGACTGTGACGTACGCATTCACGGCATTGTACCTTACGGGtttatattacatttattcCGTCTATAAAccaaaaaatatggaaaaactG TCGCAGCCGCCTGCAAAAGTGAACAAATCTTAG